One Ranitomeya variabilis isolate aRanVar5 chromosome 5, aRanVar5.hap1, whole genome shotgun sequence DNA window includes the following coding sequences:
- the DNAI7 gene encoding dynein axonemal intermediate chain 7 isoform X5: MLCDGSPDPTVPQEINTFMSLWSDESEEDVESTLRRSCLVLSLIAELESLLADTPRDELGEAGAAEYTHTTRQLQALLQRKFDDATELLLKSAAALSDIDTGNMQKVVRNETVSLCIWANLNKNPRFRGHHFQEEEMAFDLPKPLALSNIAVRILHTDYDHLSCLSPTFLPPAKEPEVPEGEARDWRPAEEEDDGKPAAESDPAPMEEVTSEERKSVLSAATGREDGNEPEEVERESPAGDPSEGRSPTPTLNEAEEETLEADVLDLRQFSSLGGVYYFDVLVLPPQRKQVNGWSMVQLLAGGLQKFPYPQESLLSCSLGVSLQEKDMEGLRSPPVGVSIKVPHNVIFFEDPQVARWDPESLNWKTDGVMNVGYKAEARELTFSMDAFSTFTLVQESHLHMPYESWELSPRGHNEASLTIATACTDIRIEVKEEQCRLAAVSGVDADLTHVTGRWTTPLRLKAEMRRVGLNVFPAEDSGKYVSVNKKNEQVETMAYKEMALLSPSFTFAWSKWNHSCGHEQIVVKVREGSGSCSEDDWSLYMLSPQRTQRLKVSESSERFSAELYEGSEFHSSLYHMVRDYCSPEATARLPSSHPLFIACVYELLSATRLLSFS; the protein is encoded by the exons ATGCTGTGCGATGGGAGCCCTGATCCCACCGTCCCCCAGGAGATCAACACCTTCATGAGTCTGTGGAGCGATGAGTCGGAGGAGGATGTGGAGTCCACGCTGAGGAGGAGCTGCCTGGTGCTGAGC CTGATTGCGGAGCTGGAGTCCCTCCTCGCTGACACCCCCCGCGATGAGCTGGGAGAAGCCGGAGCCGCCGAGTACACGCACACGACACGGCAGCTGCAGGCGCTTCTCCAGCGCAAATTTGATGACGCCACCGAGCTTCTCCTGAAG AGCGCGGCCGCATTGTCAGACATCGATACGGGGAACATGCAGAAAGTTGTCAGAAATGAAACCGTCTCCCTCTGCATCTGGGCGAATCTGAACAAGAACCCCAG GTTCCGGGGTCACCACTTCCAGGAGGAGGAGATGGCGTTCGATTTGCCCAAACCTCTGGCGCTGAGTAACATCGCCGTCCGCATCCTCCACACGGACTACGACCACCTGTCCTGCCTGAGCCCGACGTTCCTCCCGCCAGCGAAGGAGCCCGAGGTCCCAGAGGGCGAGGCCAGAGACTGGAGGCCggcggaggaggaggacgacgggaAACCTGCGGCAGAAAGTGACCCAGCGCCGATGGAGGAGGTGACGTCCGAGGAGAGGAAG AGCGTCCTGAGCGCAGCGACGGGCAGAGAAGACGGAAACGAGCCAGAGGAGGTGGAGAGGGAGAGTCCGGCGGGAGACCCCAGTGAAG GACGCTCCCCGACACCGACACTGAACGAGGCCGAAGAGGAGACGCTGGAGGCCGACGtgctggatctgcgtcagttctcaagTCTGGGGGGAGTTTATTATTTCGATGTCCTCGTTCTCCCACCGCAGCGCAAGCAAGTGAACGGCTGGAGCATGGTGCAG CTTCTGGCCGGAGGGTTGCAGAAATTCCCGTACCCTCAGGAGTCGCTCCTTTCCTGCAGTCTGGGGGTGTCGCTCCAGGAGAAGGACATGGAGGGTCTCCGCTCCCCCCCGGTTGGCGTTTCTATTAAAGTTCCCCATAACGTGATCTTCTTTGAGGATCCTCAGGTGGCTCGATGGGACCCAGAAA GCCTGAACTGGAAGACGGACGGCGTCATGAATGTGGGATACAAGGCGGAGGCGCGGGAGCTGACGTTCAGCATGGACGCCTTCTCCAccttcaccctggtccaggagtcgCACCTGCACATGCCGTACGAGTCCTGGGAGCTGAGCCCCCGCGGCCACAACGAGGCCTCGCTGACCATCGCCACCGCCTGCACCGACATCCGCATCGAAGTCAAG GAGGAGCAGTGCCGGTTGGCTGCCGTCTCCGGCGTGGACGCGGACCTGACGCACGTCACCGGGAGGTGGACGACCCCGCTGCGCCTCAAGGCCGAGATGAGGAGAGTCGGCCTGAACGTCTTCCCTGCAGAGGATTCTGGGAAATACGTCAGCGTCAATAAAAAG AATGAACAGGTGGAGACAATGGCGTACAAGGAGATGGCGCTGCTGTCGCCGTCATTCACCTTCGCCTGGAGCAAATGGAACCACAGCTGCGGCCACGAGCAGATCGTTGTGAAG GTGAGGGAAGGCTCCGGCTCGTGCAGTGAGGACGACTGGTCGCTGTACATGCTGAGCCCCCAGAGGACGCAGCGCCTGAAGGTGTCGGAGTCCAGCGAGCGCTTCTCGGCGGAGCTGTACGAGGGCAGCGAGTTCCACAGCTCCCTGTATCACATGGTCAGAGACTACTGCAGCCCCGAGGCCACGGCGCGGCTGCCGTCCTCCCACCCCCTCTTCATAGCCTGCGTGTACGAGCTGCTGAGCGCCACCAGACTGCTGAGCTTCTCCTAA
- the DNAI7 gene encoding dynein axonemal intermediate chain 7 isoform X4, protein MTQREHREEELGEHRALLEEKLEAAARWKKDLRTRSKWDRYMLCDGSPDPTVPQEINTFMSLWSDESEEDVESTLRRSCLVLSLIAELESLLADTPRDELGEAGAAEYTHTTRQLQALLQRKFDDATELLLKSAAALSDIDTGNMQKVVRNETVSLCIWANLNKNPRFRGHHFQEEEMAFDLPKPLALSNIAVRILHTDYDHLSCLSPTFLPPAKEPEVPEGEARDWRPAEEEDDGKPAAESDPAPMEEVTSEERKSVLSAATGREDGNEPEEVERESPAGDPSEGRSPTPTLNEAEEETLEADVLDLRQFSSLGGVYYFDVLVLPPQRKQVNGWSMVQLLAGGLQKFPYPQESLLSCSLGVSLQEKDMEGLRSPPVGVSIKVPHNVIFFEDPQVARWDPESLNWKTDGVMNVGYKAEARELTFSMDAFSTFTLVQESHLHMPYESWELSPRGHNEASLTIATACTDIRIEVKEEQCRLAAVSGVDADLTHVTGRWTTPLRLKAEMRRVGLNVFPAEDSGKYVSVNKKNEQVETMAYKEMALLSPSFTFAWSKWNHSCGHEQIVVKVREGSGSCSEDDWSLYMLSPQRTQRLKVSESSERFSAELYEGSEFHSSLYHMVRDYCSPEATARLPSSHPLFIACVYELLSATRLLSFS, encoded by the exons TGGGATCGTTACATGCTGTGCGATGGGAGCCCTGATCCCACCGTCCCCCAGGAGATCAACACCTTCATGAGTCTGTGGAGCGATGAGTCGGAGGAGGATGTGGAGTCCACGCTGAGGAGGAGCTGCCTGGTGCTGAGC CTGATTGCGGAGCTGGAGTCCCTCCTCGCTGACACCCCCCGCGATGAGCTGGGAGAAGCCGGAGCCGCCGAGTACACGCACACGACACGGCAGCTGCAGGCGCTTCTCCAGCGCAAATTTGATGACGCCACCGAGCTTCTCCTGAAG AGCGCGGCCGCATTGTCAGACATCGATACGGGGAACATGCAGAAAGTTGTCAGAAATGAAACCGTCTCCCTCTGCATCTGGGCGAATCTGAACAAGAACCCCAG GTTCCGGGGTCACCACTTCCAGGAGGAGGAGATGGCGTTCGATTTGCCCAAACCTCTGGCGCTGAGTAACATCGCCGTCCGCATCCTCCACACGGACTACGACCACCTGTCCTGCCTGAGCCCGACGTTCCTCCCGCCAGCGAAGGAGCCCGAGGTCCCAGAGGGCGAGGCCAGAGACTGGAGGCCggcggaggaggaggacgacgggaAACCTGCGGCAGAAAGTGACCCAGCGCCGATGGAGGAGGTGACGTCCGAGGAGAGGAAG AGCGTCCTGAGCGCAGCGACGGGCAGAGAAGACGGAAACGAGCCAGAGGAGGTGGAGAGGGAGAGTCCGGCGGGAGACCCCAGTGAAG GACGCTCCCCGACACCGACACTGAACGAGGCCGAAGAGGAGACGCTGGAGGCCGACGtgctggatctgcgtcagttctcaagTCTGGGGGGAGTTTATTATTTCGATGTCCTCGTTCTCCCACCGCAGCGCAAGCAAGTGAACGGCTGGAGCATGGTGCAG CTTCTGGCCGGAGGGTTGCAGAAATTCCCGTACCCTCAGGAGTCGCTCCTTTCCTGCAGTCTGGGGGTGTCGCTCCAGGAGAAGGACATGGAGGGTCTCCGCTCCCCCCCGGTTGGCGTTTCTATTAAAGTTCCCCATAACGTGATCTTCTTTGAGGATCCTCAGGTGGCTCGATGGGACCCAGAAA GCCTGAACTGGAAGACGGACGGCGTCATGAATGTGGGATACAAGGCGGAGGCGCGGGAGCTGACGTTCAGCATGGACGCCTTCTCCAccttcaccctggtccaggagtcgCACCTGCACATGCCGTACGAGTCCTGGGAGCTGAGCCCCCGCGGCCACAACGAGGCCTCGCTGACCATCGCCACCGCCTGCACCGACATCCGCATCGAAGTCAAG GAGGAGCAGTGCCGGTTGGCTGCCGTCTCCGGCGTGGACGCGGACCTGACGCACGTCACCGGGAGGTGGACGACCCCGCTGCGCCTCAAGGCCGAGATGAGGAGAGTCGGCCTGAACGTCTTCCCTGCAGAGGATTCTGGGAAATACGTCAGCGTCAATAAAAAG AATGAACAGGTGGAGACAATGGCGTACAAGGAGATGGCGCTGCTGTCGCCGTCATTCACCTTCGCCTGGAGCAAATGGAACCACAGCTGCGGCCACGAGCAGATCGTTGTGAAG GTGAGGGAAGGCTCCGGCTCGTGCAGTGAGGACGACTGGTCGCTGTACATGCTGAGCCCCCAGAGGACGCAGCGCCTGAAGGTGTCGGAGTCCAGCGAGCGCTTCTCGGCGGAGCTGTACGAGGGCAGCGAGTTCCACAGCTCCCTGTATCACATGGTCAGAGACTACTGCAGCCCCGAGGCCACGGCGCGGCTGCCGTCCTCCCACCCCCTCTTCATAGCCTGCGTGTACGAGCTGCTGAGCGCCACCAGACTGCTGAGCTTCTCCTAA